The Sulfurospirillum tamanense DNA segment GGTACCGCGTGGGAGATTTGGTAAAACTTGACGTGCGTGTAGCAGGAGAGGTAGTGGACGCCCTTTCTATCATTGTTTCTAACGACAAAGCCATGACTAAGGGACGGGAATTTGTCAAAGCTATGAAAGAGATAGTTCCACGCCAACTGTTTGAAGTGGCCATTCAAGCGAGCATTGGCAACAAAGTCATTGCACGCGAAACCGTAAAATCCATGGGCAAAAACGTCACAGCCAAATGCTATGGTGGCGACATTAGCCGTAAGCGCAAACTGTTAGAAAAACAAAAAGAGGGCAAAAAGCGCATGAAGTCTATCGGAAAGGTACAATTGCCTCAAGAGGCGTTTTTAACCGTTTTAAAGATTGATTAACCCTTACATGTAAAGGAGAAAGTATGCGAGTAGGGATTGGACTGATTCTGGCACTGTTGGTATTGACGGGGTGTGTGTATAAAAACACTCCTTTGACCTTTTCTCCCTACGTGCCTAAACCTTCGACGATGGTGGGCGGCAAAAGCGTGCAAAAAGTCTACCTTAAAACGGTTATTGATAATCGACCAAGGCAAAGTATTGTTGCCTCTTCCACCAACACTTCGGGGCAAAATGTAGGGTACGCCACTACCAGCACCGCTGTGGATGTGTGGGTCCATGATGCCTTACGCAGAGGGCTTTTGGCGCGAGGGTATGAAGTAGTTGTACAGCCTTTCAAAGAAGCTAAAACCCTTGAAGTGAGCATTGATGAG contains these protein-coding regions:
- a CDS encoding YajG family lipoprotein encodes the protein MRVGIGLILALLVLTGCVYKNTPLTFSPYVPKPSTMVGGKSVQKVYLKTVIDNRPRQSIVASSTNTSGQNVGYATTSTAVDVWVHDALRRGLLARGYEVVVQPFKEAKTLEVSIDELFAHYNGTLLSGDNLTGTMQLSLHVKSGQTTTTKRVSQSQQQWHAPMHSSVAFKPFLERLMKDVLARAIDEIHAL